A region of Solanum dulcamara chromosome 7, daSolDulc1.2, whole genome shotgun sequence DNA encodes the following proteins:
- the LOC129896737 gene encoding uncharacterized protein LOC129896737 isoform X1, whose translation MEPWEALDVDDSDLHSLLRPCKRHQQNPNLSTSTFTSSSPALITPPSRTPETSQLENSHNQLQSPPQRLIPGPAGAVQAAIIQRTYDRQCHSSISSQSDNPIPTQEYIRRAVENSTDFDYDFQSNPWLCALEFVGAENGKIPCTPLSSVNKCLETARVDQVVAVVKSCTQNGLGGLMVTLKDPTGSIGASIHHKVLGESQHGKDICIGSVLILQKVAVFCPSSSTYYLNITLANLTKVFCKESGPPLVNSQAAYEVSYSDPESAASASARKASALQITDKETIEEILDDRTIECSAGGKFWSEILMEKENQAPDSYICNNSSGFEKTSVEDKECLQQIQSSAKGFEGTVRNRGAFNENNDQQMGEYSRRILTPRNKRESPTKNHFDPEILVTDEVKDHRQPIASKVSLPQWTDDQLDELFACEDDDE comes from the exons ATGGAGCCATGGGAAGCACTGGATGTAGACGATTCCGATCTCCACTCTCTTCTCCGCCCTTGTAAGCGACACCAACAAAACCCTAATCTCTCCACCTCCACTTTCACTTCATCTTCTCCGGCGCTTATCACGCCGCCTTCTCGAACTCCAGAAACCTCACAACTAGAAAATTCTCATAATCAGTTACAATCGCCGCCGCAACGCCTCATTCCCGGTCCGGCGGGTGCCGTACAAGCTGCTATTATTCAACGAACTTACGATCGTCAATGTCATAGTTCGATTTCCTCTCAAAGTGACAATCCGATACCTACGCAAGAGTACATTAGGAGAGCAGTCGAAAATTCTACCGATTTCGACTATGATTTCCAGTCCAATCCGTGGCTTTGCGCTCTTGAGTTTGTTG GTGCGGAGAACGGGAAAATTCCATGTACACCGTTGAGCTCTGTCAATAAATGCCTAGAAACTGCTAGGGTCGATCAg GTTGTGGCAGTTGTTAAGTCTTGCACACAGAATGGTCTTGGTGGTCTGATGGTGACTTTGAAG GATCCTACAGGTTCAATTGGTGCTAGCATTCATCACAAAGTACTTGGCGAAAGTCAGCATGGAAAGGACATTTGCATTGGCTCAGTTTTGATACTGCAAAAG GTTGCAGTGTTTTGCCCTTCAAGCTCAACATATTATCTTAACATAACACTCGCGAACCTGACAAAG GTTTTCTGCAAGGAAAGTGGACCTCCATTAGTGAACAGCCAAGCAGCATATGAAGTCAGCTACAGTGATCCTGAAAGTG CAGCATCAGCCTCTGCTAGAAAAGCTAGTGCACTGCAGATCACGGACAAAGAAACAATTGAAGAAATCCTAGATGATAGGACCATAGAGTGCTCTGCAGGTGGGAAATTCTGGAGTGAGATTCTAATGGAGAAGGAAAATCAAGCTCCAGATAGCTACATATGCAACAACAGTAGTGGCTTTGAGAAGACCTCAGTTGAAGACAAAGAATGTTTACAGCAGATACAGAGTAGTGCCAAAGGATTTGAAGGAACAGTCAGAAACAGAGGCGCTTTTAACGAAAATAATGATCAGCAAATGGGAGAGTATTCTCGGCGTATCCTTACGCCGAGGAACAAAAGAGAGAGTCCAACAAAGAACCACTTTGATCCAGAAATTCTGGTTACTGATGAAGTCAAGGATCATAGACAGCCAATTGCTTCGAAGGTGTCACTGCCTCAATGGACAGATGATCAACTGGATGAACTGTTTGCCTGCGAGGATGATGATGAATGA
- the LOC129896737 gene encoding uncharacterized protein LOC129896737 isoform X2 has protein sequence MEPWEALDVDDSDLHSLLRPCKRHQQNPNLSTSTFTSSSPALITPPSRTPETSQLENSHNQLQSPPQRLIPGPAGAVQAAIIQRTYDRQCHSSISSQSDNPIPTQEYIRRAVENSTDFDYDFQSNPWLCALEFVGAENGKIPCTPLSSVNKCLETARVDQVVAVVKSCTQNGLGGLMVTLKDPTGSIGASIHHKVLGESQHGKDICIGSVLILQKVAVFCPSSSTYYLNITLANLTKVFCKESGPPLVNSQAAYEVSYSDPESASASARKASALQITDKETIEEILDDRTIECSAGGKFWSEILMEKENQAPDSYICNNSSGFEKTSVEDKECLQQIQSSAKGFEGTVRNRGAFNENNDQQMGEYSRRILTPRNKRESPTKNHFDPEILVTDEVKDHRQPIASKVSLPQWTDDQLDELFACEDDDE, from the exons ATGGAGCCATGGGAAGCACTGGATGTAGACGATTCCGATCTCCACTCTCTTCTCCGCCCTTGTAAGCGACACCAACAAAACCCTAATCTCTCCACCTCCACTTTCACTTCATCTTCTCCGGCGCTTATCACGCCGCCTTCTCGAACTCCAGAAACCTCACAACTAGAAAATTCTCATAATCAGTTACAATCGCCGCCGCAACGCCTCATTCCCGGTCCGGCGGGTGCCGTACAAGCTGCTATTATTCAACGAACTTACGATCGTCAATGTCATAGTTCGATTTCCTCTCAAAGTGACAATCCGATACCTACGCAAGAGTACATTAGGAGAGCAGTCGAAAATTCTACCGATTTCGACTATGATTTCCAGTCCAATCCGTGGCTTTGCGCTCTTGAGTTTGTTG GTGCGGAGAACGGGAAAATTCCATGTACACCGTTGAGCTCTGTCAATAAATGCCTAGAAACTGCTAGGGTCGATCAg GTTGTGGCAGTTGTTAAGTCTTGCACACAGAATGGTCTTGGTGGTCTGATGGTGACTTTGAAG GATCCTACAGGTTCAATTGGTGCTAGCATTCATCACAAAGTACTTGGCGAAAGTCAGCATGGAAAGGACATTTGCATTGGCTCAGTTTTGATACTGCAAAAG GTTGCAGTGTTTTGCCCTTCAAGCTCAACATATTATCTTAACATAACACTCGCGAACCTGACAAAG GTTTTCTGCAAGGAAAGTGGACCTCCATTAGTGAACAGCCAAGCAGCATATGAAGTCAGCTACAGTGATCCTGAAAGTG CATCAGCCTCTGCTAGAAAAGCTAGTGCACTGCAGATCACGGACAAAGAAACAATTGAAGAAATCCTAGATGATAGGACCATAGAGTGCTCTGCAGGTGGGAAATTCTGGAGTGAGATTCTAATGGAGAAGGAAAATCAAGCTCCAGATAGCTACATATGCAACAACAGTAGTGGCTTTGAGAAGACCTCAGTTGAAGACAAAGAATGTTTACAGCAGATACAGAGTAGTGCCAAAGGATTTGAAGGAACAGTCAGAAACAGAGGCGCTTTTAACGAAAATAATGATCAGCAAATGGGAGAGTATTCTCGGCGTATCCTTACGCCGAGGAACAAAAGAGAGAGTCCAACAAAGAACCACTTTGATCCAGAAATTCTGGTTACTGATGAAGTCAAGGATCATAGACAGCCAATTGCTTCGAAGGTGTCACTGCCTCAATGGACAGATGATCAACTGGATGAACTGTTTGCCTGCGAGGATGATGATGAATGA
- the LOC129896736 gene encoding outer envelope protein 64, chloroplastic gives MASQTANLWVLLGLGLAGILIMTRKLKKAVKEDFGAFVERLKLLPPPQPPPPKAPHPLTGLSFAISDVFDINGFVTGFGNPDWSRTHEPASQTSTVVTTLVEGGATCTGRTVVDDMAFGISGEQRHFDTPTNPATPARMPGGSSSGAAVAVAANFVDFSLGTDAVGGVRVPAAYCGVLGFRPSYGTVSHTGIIPVSASLDTVGWFARDPSILRRVGHVLLQVPFAAQRNPRNVVIADDCFQSLKFPGDCVSQAVTKAVEKLFGRQILRHENLEAYLNSKVPSLKLFADKKSNGERKSSSTNLLSYAMHILRRHEFKQNHLEWINAAKPNLDPIISAQMQGALEITDSNIDSCHAIRNEMRSALSDLLKDDGILVIPTVSEPTPKTGAKEIQSEDYQIRSCSFSSIASMSGGCQVCVPVGFHDKCPISVSFLARQGGDRFLLDTIQTMYADLQEQAELATKSSASGNALSKDTSAEMAKEKGNQAFKEKQWQKAIGFYTEAIKLNGNSATYFSNRAAAHLEIGNFLQAEADSSKAIDLDKKNVKAYLRRGTAREMLSYYKEAIEDFRYALVLEPTNKRASLSADRLKKLFP, from the exons ATGGCGTCACAGACAGCAAATTTGTGGGTTTTGTTGGGATTAGGATTGGCTGGAATACTCATAATGACCAGAAAGCTGAAGAAAGCTGTTAAAGAAGACTTTGGAGCCTTTGTTGAACGGCTTAAGCTTCTGCCACCGCCTCAGCCCCCTCCACCTAAAGCTCCTCATCCTCTTACTGGTCTTTCTTTTGCCATCTCCGATGT ATTCGATATCAATGGATTTGTGACAGGGTTTGGGAACCCAGACTGGTCAAGGACTCACGAACCTGCTAGTCAGACGTCTACCGTGGTCACGACACTTGTTGAAGGAGGAGCCACATGTACTGGAAGAACTGTTGTAGATGACATGGCCTTTGG TATTAGTGGTGAACAGAGACATTTTGATACTCCAACAAATCCGGCTACTCCTGCCCGGATGCCCGGAGGGTCATCTAGTGGGGCTGCTGTTGCTGTGGCTGcaaattttgttgatttttcttTGG GTACTGATGCTGTTGGAGGTGTGAGAGTACCTGCTGCATACTGTGGAGTTTTAGGGTTTCGGCCATCTTACGGGACAGTTTCTCATACCGGCATAATTCCTGTTTCAGCTAGTCTTGACACAGTTG GATGGTTTGCAAGAGATCCCAGCATATTGCGCCGTGTTGGGCATGTGCTGCTGCAGGTTCCTTTTGCTGCTCAACGTAATCCAAGGAATGTTGTGATAGCTGATGATTGCTTTCAGTCACTAAAGTTTCCTGGTGATTGCGTCAGTCAAGCAGTGACCAAAGCTGTCGAAAAGCTGTTTGGAA GACAAATCCTAAGACATGAGAATCTGGAAGCCTATTTAAACTCAAAAGTTCCAAGCTTAAAACTGTTTGCTGACAAAAAGTCCAATGGTGAAAGAAAATCTTCATCAACGAATTTGCTATCATATGCTATGCATATACTTAGGAG ACACGAGTTCAAACAAAATCATCTGGAGTGGATCAATGCTGCAAAGCCCAATCTGGACCCTATTATTTCTGCCCAAATGCAAGGAGCGCTGGAAATCACAGATTCAAATATTGATAGCTGCCATGCAATTAGGAACGAAATGCGCTCAGCTCTAAGTGATCTTTTGAAA GATGATGGAATTTTGGTCATCCCCACAGTTTCTGAGCCTACTCCAAAGACTGGTGCAAAGGAGATTCAATCCGAGGACTATCAGATTAGGTCATGCTCATTTTCAAGCATAGCTAGCATGTCAGGTGGCTGCCAG GTCTGCGTACCAGTGGGATTTCATGATAAATGCCCAATTTCTGTGTCCTTTTTAGCAAGGCAGGGAGGTGACAGATTTTTGCTCGACACCATACAGACCATGTATGCAGATCTCCAGGAACAGGCAGAGTTAGCCACAAAATCATCAGCATCTGGTAATGCCTTGAGCAAGGATACATCTGCCGAAATGGCTAAAGAAAAG GGCAATCAAGCCTTCAAAGAGAAACAGTGGCAGAAAGCCATTGGCTTCTACACAGAGGCTATCAAACTCAATGGTAACAGTGCAACATACTTTAGCAACAGGGCTGCTGCTCATTTGGAGATTGGAAA CTTCCTCCAAGCTGAAGCCGATAGCAGTAAAGCCATTGATCTTGATAAGAAG AATGTCAAGGCTTACTTAAGAAGGGGCACAGCACGAGAAATGCTGAGCTACTATAAAgaggcaattgaag ATTTCAGATACGCACTAGTTCTTGAGCCAACAAACAAAAGAGCATCTCTGTCTGCCGACAGGCTGAAGAAGTTGTTTCCATAG
- the LOC129896456 gene encoding zinc finger protein VAR3, chloroplastic, whose amino-acid sequence MSASRLFFLFGPSIVRNFNKPTNISSPFSPIRFTKPLSSPVVRFRSYNCTSDTIETNTIEPLVSPRNHPWPEWVAFVDRLKSKGYIKESTSISEDGDGSIYTNMNLLKDACLNFSRDRSDIFKKLSTQNMQRVVEKGCPNLFRKVVNSAKRLRMHLNLDEGEVCGACNLRGSCDRAYLILKESEGVARTVDIVRVLLIYAFDSAVISSGAMPPGSELIEVSARQLLSELAELCEMPVDPDHPTPAPKASPRKKQSVGSRTDGLEDVELRRRDSTGLEGEMPKRDVEMKQGDWVCSQCNFMNFARNAQCLRCKSKAPSREAPVVREMKKGDWNCPQCTFMNFASNTKCLRCQERRPKRQLNPGEWECPSCDFLNYRSNMVCKKCTCERPRDAKTQSKYEQQLWTMPY is encoded by the exons ATGTCAGCTTCTAGATTGTTCTTTCTCTTCGGACCTTCTATTGTTCGCAACTTTAACAAGCCTACGAATATCTCTTCTCCATTCTCTCCAATTCGCTTCACAAAGCCATTGTCTTCCCCTGTTGTACGTTTCCGCAGTTACAATTGTACCTCAGATACAATCGAGACAAATACAATCGAACCATTGGTCAGTCCTAGAAATCATCCATGGCCAGAATGGGTTGCTTTCGTGGACCGTTTGAAAAGCAaaggatacatcaaagaaaGTACGAGCATTAGTGAGGACGGCGATGGAAGTATTTATACGAATATGAATTTGTTGAAAGACGCGTGCCTTAACTTCTCTCGCGATCGTTCAGACATTTTCAA AAAGTTGTCTACCCAAAATATGCAGAGAGTTGTGGAAAAGGGTTGTCCTAATCTATTCAGGAAGGTTGTTAACTCTGCGAAAAGGCTAAGGATGCATCTAAACCTCGATGAGGGAGAG GTATGTGGTGCGTGCAATCTCCGTGGATCATGTGATAGGGCTTACTTGATATTAAAGGAGTCTGAGGGTGTTGCACGTACAGTGGATATTGTGCGAGTCTTGCTTATTTATGCATTCGATTCTGCTGTTATATCAAGTGGAGCAATGCCTCCTGGTAGCGAGCTTATCGAAGTATCTGCAAGACAATTGCTCTCAGAGTTGGCTGAATTATGTGAGATGCCTGTTGATCCTGATCATCCAACACCTGCCCCCAAGGCTTCTCCAAGGAAGAAACAGTCTGTTGGCTCAAGAACAGATGGTCTGGAAGATGTTGAATTGAGAAGAAGAGATTCAACTGGtcttga GGGTGAAATGCCTAAAAGAGATGTTGAAATGAAGCAAGGAGATTGGGTCTGTTCGCA GTGCAACTTCATGAACTTCGCCCGCAATGCACAGTGCCTGCGATGCAAATCAAAAGCACCTAGTCGAGAAGCTCCTGTGGTTCGAGAAATGAAAAAGGGTGATTGGAATTGCCCACA ATGTACCTTCATGAATTTTGCTAGCAATACCAAATGTTTACGCTGCCAAGAGAGGCGTCCCAAGAGACAGCTGAATCCTGGAGAATGGGAGTGCCCCTC ATGTGACTTCTTGAACTACAGAAGCAACATGGTCTGCAAGAAGTGCACTTGTGAACGTCCCAGAGACGCAAAGACACAGTCAAAATACGAGCAGCAACTTTGGACTATGCCATACTAA